One part of the Vanessa tameamea isolate UH-Manoa-2023 chromosome 8, ilVanTame1 primary haplotype, whole genome shotgun sequence genome encodes these proteins:
- the LOC113396314 gene encoding prisilkin-39-like, whose translation MAKWSIVALALIGCAVAEPPVGYSYSAPSSISVGGGHGYSSPLASGGHYSSVPVGHQTSEGYHIDPHLLDKIRHIILKDEIQNQAYQSSIGGGHGHGHGISSHYGAPAPVYGVPHDRIVGVELESLQQGIQVAQYHQAQEGYAGGYSGYSSGGYSSGGYSSGGYSGGHGGSISYSAPSASYNTISAPSGSYGVPSISSSYGAPHH comes from the exons ATGGCCAAGTGGAGCATT GTCGCCCTCGCCCTCATCGGCTGCGCCGTTGCTGAGCCCCCAGTAGGCTACAGCTATTCCGCTCCATCTTCCATCTCGGTTGGAGGAGGACACGGCTACAGCTCTCCCCTCGCCAGCGGCGGTCACTACAGCTCCGTTCCAGTCGGCCACCAGACCTCCGAGGGCTACCACATCGACCCCCATCTACTCGATAAAATCAGACACATCATCCTTAAAGACGAAATCCAAAACCAGGCTTACCAATCCTCCATCGGTGGCGGACATGGACACGGTCACGGTATCTCATCCCACTACGGCGCCCCCGCTCCCGTCTACGGTGTACCTCACGACAGAATCGTAGGAGTTGAATTGGAATCCCTGCAACAAGGCATTCAAGTCGCTCAGTACCATCAAGCTCAAGAAGGTTACGCCGGTGGATACTCCGGTTACTCCAGCGGTGGTTACTCCAGCGGCGGTTACTCCAGCGGCGGTTACTCCGGTGGTCACGGAGGCTCCATCTCCTACAGCGCCCCCTCCGCCTCTTACAACACCATCAGTGCACCATCTGGATCCTACGGAGTCCCATCCATCTCGTCCTCATACGGTGCTCCTCACCATTAA